The following proteins are co-located in the Rhodanobacteraceae bacterium genome:
- a CDS encoding sulfate ABC transporter substrate-binding protein, with amino-acid sequence MVMLASCGGGANERALLNVSFDPTREFYREFDAAFAAHWRDTTGQALVTRTSHGGSAKQARSVIDGLRADVVTLALGADIDAIAERGHLIAPDWQTRLPHNSSPYNSTIVFLVRKGNPKQIRDWGDLARPGIGVVTPNPKTSGGARWNYLAAWAWAERAFAGDRAQIVDYIGKLYRNAPILDTGARGSTTTFAQRRIGDVLVAWENEAFLVLGNPGGDQFEIVTPSLSVLAEPPVALVDRNVDAKGTRAVAQAYLEFLYSETGQRLAAKHHYRPSKPERVEAADLKQFQTLELVDIQHFGGWPKAQAEHFADGGVFDQIFQPAP; translated from the coding sequence ATGGTCATGCTCGCATCCTGCGGCGGCGGGGCGAACGAGCGCGCGCTGTTGAACGTCTCCTTCGATCCGACACGCGAGTTCTATCGCGAGTTCGACGCGGCCTTTGCGGCGCACTGGCGTGACACCACCGGCCAGGCGCTGGTGACCCGGACTTCCCACGGCGGATCCGCCAAACAGGCGCGTTCGGTGATCGACGGGCTGCGCGCCGATGTCGTCACCCTGGCGCTGGGCGCCGACATCGATGCGATTGCCGAGCGCGGCCACTTGATCGCGCCCGACTGGCAGACACGCCTGCCGCACAACAGCTCGCCCTACAACTCGACCATCGTGTTCCTGGTGCGCAAGGGCAATCCCAAGCAGATCCGCGACTGGGGCGACTTGGCGCGGCCGGGCATCGGCGTGGTCACGCCGAACCCGAAGACCTCCGGCGGCGCGCGCTGGAACTACCTGGCGGCCTGGGCCTGGGCCGAACGCGCCTTCGCGGGCGACCGGGCTCAGATCGTCGACTACATCGGAAAGCTCTACCGCAACGCCCCGATCCTCGATACCGGCGCGCGCGGATCGACCACCACCTTCGCGCAGCGCCGCATCGGCGACGTGCTGGTCGCCTGGGAGAACGAGGCCTTCCTGGTGCTCGGCAACCCGGGCGGCGACCAGTTCGAGATCGTCACCCCGTCGCTCAGCGTGCTCGCCGAGCCGCCGGTGGCGCTGGTCGATCGCAATGTCGATGCCAAGGGGACACGCGCCGTGGCGCAGGCCTACCTGGAGTTCCTGTACAGCGAAACCGGCCAGCGGCTGGCGGCGAAGCACCACTACCGTCCTTCGAAGCCGGAACGGGTCGAAGCCGCTGACCTGAAACAGTTCCAGACGCTGGAGCTGGTCGACATCCAGCATTTCGGTGGCTGGCCGAAAGCCCAGGCCGAGCATTTCGCCGACGGCGGCGTGTTCGACCAGATCTTCCAGCCGGCGCCGTGA
- the cysT gene encoding sulfate ABC transporter permease subunit CysT, whose translation MTLPKPEAATPARRWRDPLPGFGLTLGWSLVWLGLIVLLPLAALVIRASDLGWQGWIELIGNTRVQRALWLSFGSALLAATVATVLGALIAWVLVRYRFPGRRLLDAMVDLPFALPTAVAGIALTALYSGHGWLGRHLEAAGIQVAQTPIGIVIALIFIGLPFAVRTVQPLLETATRELEEAAATLGASRATILRRVVLPPLLPALLTGFSLAFARGVGEYGSVIFIAGNIPFVSEIAPLLIVIKLEEFDYAGATGIAVLMLAISFVMLLLISGVQRWVGRGH comes from the coding sequence ATGACCCTGCCCAAGCCCGAGGCCGCCACGCCGGCGCGCCGCTGGCGTGATCCGCTGCCGGGGTTCGGGTTGACCCTGGGCTGGAGCCTCGTCTGGCTGGGGTTGATCGTGCTGCTGCCGCTGGCCGCGCTGGTGATCCGCGCCAGCGACCTCGGCTGGCAGGGCTGGATCGAGCTGATCGGCAACACCCGGGTGCAGCGCGCGCTGTGGCTCAGCTTCGGCAGCGCGCTGCTCGCGGCCACCGTGGCGACGGTGCTCGGCGCGCTGATCGCCTGGGTGCTGGTGCGCTACCGTTTTCCCGGCCGGCGACTGCTCGACGCGATGGTCGACCTGCCGTTCGCGCTGCCCACCGCCGTCGCCGGCATCGCGCTGACCGCGCTCTACTCCGGTCACGGCTGGCTCGGGAGGCATCTGGAAGCTGCCGGTATCCAGGTCGCGCAGACGCCGATCGGCATCGTCATCGCGCTGATCTTCATCGGCCTGCCGTTCGCCGTGCGCACGGTGCAGCCGCTGCTGGAAACCGCCACCCGCGAGCTGGAGGAAGCCGCCGCCACCCTGGGCGCCTCGCGCGCGACCATCCTGCGCCGGGTGGTGCTGCCGCCGCTGCTGCCGGCGCTGCTCACCGGCTTCAGCCTGGCCTTTGCGCGCGGCGTGGGCGAGTACGGCTCGGTGATCTTCATCGCCGGCAATATCCCCTTCGTCTCCGAGATCGCGCCGCTGCTCATCGTCATCAAGCTGGAGGAGTTCGACTACGCCGGGGCGACCGGCATCGCGGTGCTGATGCTGGCGATCAGCTTCGTGATGTTGTTGTTGATCAGTGGGGTGCAGAGGTGGGTGGGGCGTGGGCACTGA